The following are from one region of the Fastidiosipila sp. genome:
- a CDS encoding gamma-glutamyl-gamma-aminobutyrate hydrolase family protein — MIRIALSCSLDGVSEQTPDESGQSRVNNAYIESILRAGAAPVPVPVTQEADGLAAIIDCCCGLVLTGGDDISPLLYGEEPLPEVRSVSARRDKYELLLFNLAVERKIPVFGICRGIQLINVALGGSLHQHLAAMSDLTIRHDQEESRHTPTHLVMVTSDSLIHGVLGDQAEVNSFHHQAIKVLAKGLKVTGVSPDGVIEAVESAEGFAPTILGVQWHPEGLSETRPEMAALFKLFVNLCETGHRS, encoded by the coding sequence ATGATCCGGATCGCCTTATCGTGCAGCTTAGACGGGGTCAGCGAGCAGACTCCGGATGAATCCGGCCAAAGCCGGGTGAATAATGCTTACATCGAGTCAATCTTGAGGGCAGGAGCTGCTCCCGTTCCGGTTCCTGTCACGCAGGAGGCGGATGGACTGGCAGCAATCATTGACTGTTGCTGCGGGTTGGTGCTGACAGGTGGTGATGATATCTCCCCCCTGCTTTATGGTGAAGAGCCGCTGCCGGAGGTGAGATCTGTATCTGCCAGGCGTGACAAGTACGAATTGCTTCTGTTCAACTTGGCGGTGGAGCGAAAAATTCCCGTGTTTGGCATATGCCGGGGGATACAGCTGATCAATGTCGCCCTCGGTGGTTCACTCCACCAGCATCTGGCTGCCATGTCCGACCTCACCATACGGCATGATCAAGAAGAGAGCCGGCATACTCCAACGCACCTCGTCATGGTTACAAGCGATTCCCTCATTCATGGGGTATTGGGCGATCAGGCAGAGGTCAACTCCTTTCACCACCAGGCCATCAAGGTTTTGGCCAAAGGCCTGAAGGTGACAGGGGTCAGTCCGGACGGCGTGATTGAGGCCGTGGAGTCAGCAGAGGGTTTTGCGCCAACCATCCTTGGCGTCCAATGGCATCCCGAGGGACTCTCCGAAACCCGGCCGGAGATGGCCGCCTTGTTCAAACTGTTTGTGAATCTATGTGAGACCGGTCACAGATCCTGA